A genomic stretch from Xenopus laevis strain J_2021 chromosome 6S, Xenopus_laevis_v10.1, whole genome shotgun sequence includes:
- the LOC121395135 gene encoding serine/threonine-protein kinase MAK-like: MEQCPNYKIGRGLVYNRANGGILGGFVGPFYNSPGGYIPSFNKKELGSAEQRIQLAPIGAATTVHSQMPAPPFKPAAGNRSILNRPQQLQPVHGRTDWAAKYGGHR; this comes from the exons ATGGAACAGTGCCCTAACTACAAAATAGGAAGAGGCCTTGTTTACAACAGAGCTAATGGAG GCATTTTAGGAGGTTTTGTAGGCCCTTTCTACAACTCACCTGGAGGATACATACCTTCATTTAACAAGAAGGAGCTTGGATCAGCAGAGCAGAGAATACAGCTGGCACCAATTGGAGCAGCAACAA CTGTACACTCTCAGATGCCAGCTCCACCTTTCAAGCCAGCTGCTGGAAATCGCTCCATATTAAACCGTCCTCAACAACTGCAGCCAGTCCATGGAAGAACAGATTGGGCAGCCAAATATGGAGGCCATCGTTAA